The Triticum aestivum cultivar Chinese Spring chromosome 5A, IWGSC CS RefSeq v2.1, whole genome shotgun sequence genomic sequence CTTCATACCTCTCATGCGAGAGATCTGACAGCCAAGCTCCTGGGCACACCGTCTATGGCCATACACAACAACGACCAACAAAACATTAGGGTTAAGAATGAGCATGAACATGTCTTTGACAGAAAAGAACTTGACAGTTTAGTTTCTGAGATGAAAAAGAACATTACAAGCAAGCATTTCTGCGTCAGCTTGGGCCTCTTCTTCGGCCTCTGTGGGAGCTTGCAGCCCTTCATTGCCAAGAAGTCCTCCTCTTTCTCCTTGTTCGACAATGAGATGAAGAACCTCGGCAGAGCAGCGGTGCCCTTCTCTTCCACCCCGCCGCTGAAATCAAACCCATTCCCCTCAAAGGGAAATGGGGAACCCCTGGTGGAGTAGTACCGGTCCTTCTCTGGTGAGAGGGATATGGACTGCCTGGCCTCACTCGCCTGTGCCTCGGATTTTCTGCTAGCAAGCAAATACCAGGGTCAGACATTTCTTGACATTTTGCACGGCAAGGGTCAAAGGGAAAGGGGTCTACGGATGCAATACTGAAATTACCTCCGGTGAAGAGTgctcgggcggcgtggtgaacgAAACTGTGCGACATTGCCTCCCAGAAGGGGCCGATTCACCCGGGGTATGGTGCGCCTGAGCGCATCCGACCGGGCCGGCGACGGCGAGCCGTCCTCCCGGGACTTGACGCAGCGAAGCCGCTTCCGGCTGCCCCATTGCAGGAACAGGTTTGGCTCGCCGGAGGGCTTTGACTCCTTGACCTCCTGGTCCATCTATATCCTGAAAAACGGCGAAGCCGTCAGCATGTAAATAAACCCTAATAAACTGCAGATCGGGATGAACTTTGCCAAACAGAGTTAGCAGCAGAGGAGACAGGCAAGCTGTAGATCCAACGACTTCGGATAAACCGCTAAATCTTCCGTTGCAAAGTAGCAAGTGCTTCAAGGATTGTTGGGCATATCCATCAGATCCAGCCCAACAgatgcatcagatcggacatggcCTCGTGAAGAACAGAGAAGGGGCTCAGGGAaggcagagagggagaggggaaagaggtgggcTTCTGGCGGTTCACCTTCTCGCTGCCTGCTGGAGACCGCGGTGGAGCACAGGAGCCGGGCTCCTGGCGGCTT encodes the following:
- the LOC123105534 gene encoding uncharacterized protein isoform X1 encodes the protein MDQEVKESKPSGEPNLFLQWGSRKRLRCVKSREDGSPSPARSDALRRTIPRVNRPLLGGNVAQFRSPRRPSTLHRRKSEAQASEARQSISLSPEKDRYYSTRGSPFPFEGNGFDFSGGVEEKGTAALPRFFISLSNKEKEEDFLAMKGCKLPQRPKKRPKLTQKCLLTVCPGAWLSDLSHERYEVREKKSSKKQRARGLKALCMESDSE
- the LOC123105534 gene encoding uncharacterized protein isoform X2 is translated as MDQEVKESKPSGEPNLFLQWGSRKRLRCVKSREDGSPSPARSDALRRTIPRVNRPLLGGNVAQFRSPRRPSTLHRRKSEAQASEARQSISLSPEKDRYYSTRGSPFPFEGNGFDFSGGVEEKGTAALPRFFISLSNKEKEEDFLAMKGCKLPQRPKKRPKLTQKCLLTVCPGAWLSDLSHERYEVREKKSSKKRARGLKALCMESDSE